A stretch of the uncultured Desulfobacter sp. genome encodes the following:
- a CDS encoding type II toxin-antitoxin system PemK/MazF family toxin produces the protein MKRGEIRWYKFSKPNKKRPVLILTRDSIIEYLGEVTVAPVTSTIRDIPSELFLSKIENSMKNDCAVNCDHIQTVSKGKIGALITSLSKSEMAQVGKAIEFALDL, from the coding sequence ATGAAGCGTGGTGAAATACGTTGGTATAAATTTTCAAAACCAAACAAAAAAAGGCCCGTCCTAATTTTAACTCGCGATTCAATAATAGAGTACCTTGGTGAAGTTACTGTAGCCCCTGTTACAAGTACGATACGAGACATACCATCAGAATTATTTCTCTCTAAAATTGAAAATTCTATGAAAAATGATTGTGCTGTAAACTGTGACCATATACAAACTGTTTCAAAGGGGAAAATTGGAGCATTAATTACTTCGCTTTCCAAAAGCGAAATGGCTCAAGTAGGAAAAGCTATTGAATTTGCACTTGATTTATAA
- a CDS encoding ribbon-helix-helix domain-containing protein, translating to MKTIQMTLDDDLVATVDKISKALKTNRSAFTRKALRDAINKYKLEQLELQHKEGYLRQPVTPDEFIEWEDEQVWSDQ from the coding sequence ATGAAAACCATACAAATGACACTTGACGATGACCTCGTTGCAACTGTTGATAAAATTTCTAAAGCGCTTAAAACTAACCGCTCAGCTTTTACAAGAAAGGCCTTACGAGACGCAATCAATAAGTATAAACTTGAACAGTTAGAACTTCAACATAAAGAGGGATATTTACGTCAGCCTGTAACACCTGATGAATTCATTGAATGGGAAGACGAGCAGGTTTGGAGCGACCAATGA